The Henckelia pumila isolate YLH828 chromosome 2, ASM3356847v2, whole genome shotgun sequence genome includes a window with the following:
- the LOC140882665 gene encoding riboflavin biosynthesis protein PYRD, chloroplastic-like, with protein MYTQTILFLNHIRYNPPIIQQNKLVFSPNLKSGFCSSAPRVSDSGTISRTGGCLAVIRRGASQINQEEKCNDEYYMRRCLEVARKAIGCTSPNPMVGCVIVRDGKIVGEGFHPKAGQPHAEVFALRDAGDLAENSIAYVSLEPCNHYGRTPPCTEALIKAKVKKVVVGMVDPNPIVASAGVKRLQDAGIEVIVGAEEELCKRLNETYIHQMLTGKPFVTLRYSMSLGGKLLDQLGENATERGQYYSKLLQEYDAVILSSTALANKSALPVSSELGANQPLTIVLSKSANSLIHDPDLTSNAASKVMIITGKELKELENGQEEVQRTLSNRMTLAEILEHCKRKGLCSVLLDLRGDYTDFEDILKEGFDEGLFQKVVVEVLPIWGGSAAKTLNFANMKTGVRNLSSRISGESVIVEGYIC; from the exons ATGTATACCCAAACAATCTTGTTTCTCAACCACATCCGCTACAACCCACCAATAATCCAGCAGAACAAATTGGTGTTTTCTCCCAACTTGAAATCTGGGTTTTGCAGTTCAGCCCCAAGAGTGTCTGATTCAGGAACTATTTCAAGAACTGGAGGTTGTTTGGCTGTAATTAGGAGAGGAGCATCACAGATAAATCAAGAAGAGAAGTGCAATGATGAGTATTACATGAGGAGATGTTTGGAGGTTGCGAGAAAGGCAATCGGATGTACAAGTCCTAACCCAATGGTTGGATGTGTAATTGTTAGAGATGGGAAGATTGTCGGTGAAGGCTTCCACCCAAAAGCTGGCCAACCTCATGCCGAG GTTTTTGCACTCAGAGATGCTGGGGATTTGGCGGAAAATAGTATTGCATATGTGAGTTTGGAGCCATGTAACCATTATGGAAGAACTCCACCATGCACCGAAGCACTAATTAAAGCCAAAGTGAAAAAAGTGGTGGTTGGTATGGTGGATCCCAATCCGATTGTGGCTTCAGCAGGCGTTAAAAGACTGCAAGATGCCGGTATTGAAGTGATTGTAGGAGCCGAAGAAGAACTGTGCAAAAGGCTTAATGAAACCTACATTCATCAAATGCTGACTGGAAAACCCTTCGTTACTCTGAG GTATTCCATGTCACTCGGTGGAAAACTTCTAGATCAGCTTGGCGAAAATGCCACGGAACGCGGTCAATATTACTCAAAATTGTTGCAAGAATATGATGCAGTCATACTCTCTTCTACTGCTCTGGCCAACAAGTCTGCGCTCCCCGTGTCTAGTGAACTGGGGGCAAATCAACCTCTTACAATAGTGCTATCAAAATCCGCAAATTCCCTTATCCATGATCCCGATCTTACTTCTAATGCTGCTTCAAAAGTAATGATCATCACTGGGAAAGAGCTTAAAGAGCTGGAAAATGGCCAAGAAGAGGTGCAGAGGACACTTTCTAATAGAATGACTTTGGCTGAAATTCTTGAACATTGCAAGAGAAAAGGATTATGTAGTGTATTACTTGATTTAAGGGGAGACTATACTGATTTTGAGGATATACTGAAAGAGGGTTTTGATGAAGGTCTGTTCCAGAAAGTGGTGGTGGAGGTCTTGCCAATTTGGGGTGGAAGTGCAGCAAAAACACTAAATTTTGCGAATATGAAAACAGGGGTGAGGAATTTGTCATCAAGAATCTCCGGTGAAAGTGTTATAGTTGAGGGATATATTTGTTGA